The DNA region TGACGATGCCGTTGGCGCCCATGGCCGTGGCGTTCTGCACCAGCCGGTCCACCGCATGGCGGCGTGCCTCCTCGAGGAGCTCCGTGTATTCGGTGATCTCGCCGCCTTTGATGGAGCGCAGGCCCGCCATGATGTTGCCGCCGATGCCGCGGCTGCGCACGACCACCCCGAAGGCCTGGCCTTTGGTTTCCTTGACGCGGTAGCCCGCGACGTACTCCGACGTTACGACTATCATGATGAACGCTCCCTCCCGGGTTGGCCGAGTGCGCCGCTGCGGGCATCGTCCGGCGGCGTGGAATTGTCTCCGGATAAGCTGCATGCCGCCGGGGCGTTCGGCGAGGGTGGGCCGTGCCGCCATTGACGCTGCGTCCCGCTCCCCCCACTATTTGCCGACTTCCGACCCAGGGAAACTCCCGTGCACCGTTCGCGCTCCGCCCCGCCCCTCGCCCTCCTGTTCGTGCTTCCGATCGTCGCGGCGTGCACCACCCGCGAGCCCGGGCGGCACGTCTCGACATCGGGCAAGGACACCGGCGACTGCCTCGCCGCCCCATGCGCCACGATCGGCTACGCCGTGCGCCAGGCGAGCCCCGGCGACACGATCTCCGTGGACAGCGGCACCTATCACGAATCGCTGATGGTGACCAAGCGGCTGGCGCTGATCGGGCACCACGCCACCATCGATGCCGCGGGACTGGCGTCGCCGCCCAACGGGGTCCAGATCTCCGGCGGCGGCGCGGCGGGCACGCTGGTCTCGGGGTTCACGATCGAGAACGCGGGGCTGGAAGGGATATTTGCCCTCCGCACGTCCAAGGTCGTGATCGAGAACAACACCCTGTTCCACAACGACGCCTACGGCAAGAGCGACTCGCTGTGCACCAAGCACCAGGACGACTGCGGCGAGGCGATCCACCTGCAGACCGTGAGCGGCGCCGTGGTGCGCGGCAACACGGTGCACAACAATCTCGGGGGAATCCTGCTCACCGACGAGACCGGTCCCACGCGCGACAACCTGATCAGCGACAACACCATCGGGGACAATCCGAGCGACTGCGGCATCACGCTGGCGTCGCACTGGGTGGACAGCTCCAAGGTGGCGACGGCCGAGGTGGCCGGGATCTATCGCAATACCGTCACGCGCAACACCGTGAGCGGCAGCGGCGGCGCGGGGATCGGCATCTTCGCCGCGGGGCCCGGCGGCGCCGCGTGGGGGAACATCGTGGATGGGAACACGGTCACGAAGAACGGCCTGGCCGGGCTGGCCATCCACAGCCATGCCAAGTTCCAGAACGTGGACGGAAACGTCTTCCGGAACAACACGGTGTCCGGGAACGCCACCGACGCCATGAACCCGGCCGATCACCAGCCGGCGGGGATCAGCAT from Gemmatimonadaceae bacterium includes:
- a CDS encoding heavy metal-binding domain-containing protein, which translates into the protein MIVVTSEYVAGYRVKETKGQAFGVVVRSRGIGGNIMAGLRSIKGGEITEYTELLEEARRHAVDRLVQNATAMGANGIVMMRFDSAEIGQTMSEIVAYGTAVVLEKET
- a CDS encoding NosD domain-containing protein; translation: MHRSRSAPPLALLFVLPIVAACTTREPGRHVSTSGKDTGDCLAAPCATIGYAVRQASPGDTISVDSGTYHESLMVTKRLALIGHHATIDAAGLASPPNGVQISGGGAAGTLVSGFTIENAGLEGIFALRTSKVVIENNTLFHNDAYGKSDSLCTKHQDDCGEAIHLQTVSGAVVRGNTVHNNLGGILLTDETGPTRDNLISDNTIGDNPSDCGITLASHWVDSSKVATAEVAGIYRNTVTRNTVSGSGGAGIGIFAAGPGGAAWGNIVDGNTVTKNGLAGLAIHSHAKFQNVDGNVFRNNTVSGNATDAMNPADHQPAGISIYSSVVPIRNTVVTGNTISDEKVGIISQNVDPLTDLGSNTFAPSVAVKTQAH